TCGACTGAAGCTCGAACGAAAAGCCCGTGCCTGCGTATGCGCGATTGAGCTCAGCAATCTGGGCGGTCACCTGCTCGTCGGAGACATTCCCGACCTTGCCCGAGGTGAGTACGTGGAACGCGACGCGAATCGTCCCACCGGCCTGGAGCTTCGTGAGCGGCTGCTCCTCGGCGAATCGGCGACGGATCTGCTGAACGCGCATGAGATCGCGCGCGCTGGGCGGTGGCGTGACACAGGTCCGCTCGACCGGCTCGAGGTCGGTCGGCAGTGGGACGCTGGTCGACCCCGACGCCGGGCCGGCCAGGCCGATCGCGAGCGCGAGGCAGGTCAGCGGGGCAGACGGCTTCAAGAAACCTCCTCAACGAGTTCCGAGACGCGGGCTATCTTCCCAGACGGGAAGGCCCGGTTCAATGCCCCGAAATCGTGGCCGGGCTGTGGCTTCCGAGGCTCTCGAGGACCTTGCGCGCCAGCTCGGTGAGCGACGGATCGCGGGCGCCCATCAACAGGACCACGTCCCCTGGGCGAGCCTGGGAGAGAATCTCGGCCGGGAGCCGCTGACGGTCGCTGAAGCGCGCGTTCACGCCGCGGCCCCGCAGCTCGTCCACGATCTCGGATGCCGAGAAGTCACGGCGCGCGGTGCCCCCGGCGTAGAAGATCTCGAGCATCCACAGGAGATCTTCCGAGCCGAGCGCCTCGCTGAACGCCTCGACCAGGTCCTGACGAAGGAATCGAGTCGGTCCGAAGCCGTGCGGCTGGTAGACCGCCAGCACTCTTCGGCCGCGAGCGCGAGCGGTGGCGATCGCTGCCTTCAGCTTGGCCGGGTTGTGGGCGAAATCATCGATGACTTCGATTCCGCGCGCCGTTCCCACCGTGTGGAATCGCCGCGCCACACCCGCGAACGAAGCGAGCGGCTCCACCATCGCACGCAGCTCGACCCCCAGGGTCCGGCACACGGCGATCGCCGCCAGAGCATTGGCGACGTTGTGCTGGCCGGGACAAGGCAGTGTGAACGCCACACGATCCACCGTGAAGCGGCTGCCCAGCGGCTCGAGCTCGACTCCTTCCCCGCGCACGGTGGCCCTGGGACCGAAGCCGAAGATCTCGCTGGCACCCTGCGCGAGCGCTTCCAGATTCGCGTCCTCCCCGGTGACGAAGCCTTCGACCGTCTGGCGGCGAAAGCGCTCGAAGAGCAGTGCGACCTCGCCGACTTCCTTGTGATCCTTTTGGAGATTCAGCACCGCGCCCACGGCGGGCCGGTAGTGCACCAGCGAGCCATCGCTCTCGTCGGCCTCGATCACGAGCAGCTCCGAGCCGGGATCGCTGAACGCGTTCCCGATCAGATCCTCGCGCTGGAGCTCGAGCAGCTCGCCGCCGGTGATCAACGAAGGACGCAGGCCGGCGCCGCGAAGGATTGCGAACGTCATGGCCACGACCGTGGACTTCCCGCTCGTGCCGGCGATGGCGGCGGTGCGGTACGTCGCGACGAAGTGCGCGAGCAGCTCCGAGCGATGGAGCGTGGGGACCCCGAGATCGCGGGCCACTGCGTAGTCGGGAACTTCCGACTCCACCGCGGTCGAGAGCACGAGCGCCGCGCAGTCGCCGCGCACGCCGCTGCCATCCTGGGGGTGGATCGCGATGCCGAGGTTCCGGAGCCGTCGCTCCAGGTCCGAGCGCTCGCCGCGATCGAAAGCCCGGTCGCTGCCGCTCACCCGGCCTCCGGCCATGACCTGGAACTGGGCCAGGGCGCTCATTCCGCTTCCGCCGATGCCGGCGAAGTGGAAGCGCTCGTGGCCGTGAGGATCCGGATAGATCGCGCGCCCCTCGTCACCGACGATCACCACCGGATCGCCGGCCTCCACATGATCGAACAGCCAGGCGATGTCGGGATTGGAGAGGCGGACGCACCCGTGCGACGCGGGGCTTCCGAGGCGATCCTCCTGGTTGGTCCCGTGAAGGTAGATGTAGCGCTCGAGCGAATCGTGGCCGGGGCCCTGGTTGATTCCGGGCTCGAGGCCTTCGAGCGTGAGAATGCGGGTCAGGATGAGATCGTCCTCCCGGGTCTCGCCGCCCCAGACTGCGCCGGTCGGCACCCGGCTCTCGAACACCGCGCCCAGCGGCGCGTCCGCGCCGATCTTGGCGTGGATGCGATGCCATCCGGGGGGCGTGCGAAGCGAGCCCGCTTCGCCTCCCACGCCGGCGGCCGCCGTCGAGACATGGAGCTCGGCCAGCATCGCGCCGTCCACGATCAGGTCGAGACGCTGCCGGGGAACGTCGACGAGCAGAAGCCGCGGAGGCAGCTCGCGGAATGGCGACGCGGCGCGTGACAGGGCCGCGCGGGCGCGGGCGATGGCACGATCGGCGTTCACGTCATCAGTCATCGGCGCAATGTGCCACACCCACGAGGAAAAACAACCGGACCGGCTCGCGTCCGGGTCACCACCTGAAGGATACCCATGAACTGCTTCGCGGTTGTCGAATGACGACGTAGGCATCGCCCTCCTGCGGGTGAAGGGGGCGGATTCACGTGCCGATCTTCGATGGGAGTAACCATCCCCGAGGAAACCCACGAGATCCGACCATGACCCACCTTTGCCAGTGAAAAGGGCTCTTTCCTCGGCTCAAAGTTCAAGGGTACGCGGAGCGCGGCGACCGCGGCTCAAGACAGTTGAGTCCCGCGGTCCGCAGGACTTGCGCGCTTCAGACTCGGGTATCGAAACCCGCGTCGCGGCGGCGATCGTTCTCGCCTTCCTTGGAGTCGCCGCCGTCGTCAACGGGCTTCTGCATTCGGTTCCCCTC
Above is a genomic segment from Candidatus Eisenbacteria bacterium containing:
- a CDS encoding L,D-transpeptidase family protein: MNADRAIARARAALSRAASPFRELPPRLLLVDVPRQRLDLIVDGAMLAELHVSTAAAGVGGEAGSLRTPPGWHRIHAKIGADAPLGAVFESRVPTGAVWGGETREDDLILTRILTLEGLEPGINQGPGHDSLERYIYLHGTNQEDRLGSPASHGCVRLSNPDIAWLFDHVEAGDPVVIVGDEGRAIYPDPHGHERFHFAGIGGSGMSALAQFQVMAGGRVSGSDRAFDRGERSDLERRLRNLGIAIHPQDGSGVRGDCAALVLSTAVESEVPDYAVARDLGVPTLHRSELLAHFVATYRTAAIAGTSGKSTVVAMTFAILRGAGLRPSLITGGELLELQREDLIGNAFSDPGSELLVIEADESDGSLVHYRPAVGAVLNLQKDHKEVGEVALLFERFRRQTVEGFVTGEDANLEALAQGASEIFGFGPRATVRGEGVELEPLGSRFTVDRVAFTLPCPGQHNVANALAAIAVCRTLGVELRAMVEPLASFAGVARRFHTVGTARGIEVIDDFAHNPAKLKAAIATARARGRRVLAVYQPHGFGPTRFLRQDLVEAFSEALGSEDLLWMLEIFYAGGTARRDFSASEIVDELRGRGVNARFSDRQRLPAEILSQARPGDVVLLMGARDPSLTELARKVLESLGSHSPATISGH